A window of Amphiprion ocellaris isolate individual 3 ecotype Okinawa chromosome 12, ASM2253959v1, whole genome shotgun sequence contains these coding sequences:
- the efhc1 gene encoding EF-hand domain-containing protein 1 gives MSWNLNNHGLPFLPGYTFRDVTKSSFTRPQTLAFKNGFRVPHRPTVGIGHDPLVSEQLTQQELSELCCEMPGTTYGSYHQTACEDFIPAYVAFDKKVLCYHAYFVEDILYSPEEQDRVRPVVIYYYLEDDSMSIFEPTVQNSGLMQGKRIKRQRFPKNEHGEHFQWKDLNLGMDLEVYGVKYHITHCDAFTKEFMESEGIILNDPEPMPVDPYSKCCNIPVPQYTTPSTFSNMYEFSTMDGKVLCFSALWDDTDSQYDETRRVTITYYLVDNTVEIREVDQPNSGRIPFLMRRKKIPKNLKPVPFPSCVMEISEKEVDEYYSPKDFQLGQTIKILGRCFLLCDCDRFTKEYYQKNHPDMEMTPTEVPKKADKLQEKKEIPTYNGFGSLEDSFQNCLSLIPKPPKMNYLKMLENHGKVLQYSAKLDSQYPQDEARRFILRYYLSNDMISIYEKNTRNSGIIGGKFLKMTRIPKPGSTVENPEFYSPADFAIGATVEVFGHRFVLTDADRYVLTYLESISSQIPSHTLDSLRQKLGVGLSDSQPLDQNGEAAEPSS, from the exons ATGTCTTGGAACTTGAACAACCACGGCTTGCCGTTTTTACCGGGATATACATTTCGGGATGTGACG AAGTCATCCTTCACTCGGCCTCAGACTCTGGCCTTTAAGAATGGCTTCAGAGTCCCTCATCGCCCCACTGTGGGCATTGGCCATGATCCTCTTGTATCAGAACAGTTAACTCAACAGGAGCTCAGTGAGTTGTGCTGTGAGATGCCAGGCACGACTTATGGCTCCTATCACCAGACAGCATGTGAAGACTTCATCCCAGCTTACGTGGCCTTCGACAAAAAG GTGCTGTGCTACCATGCATACTTTGTGGAGGACATCCTGTATTCCCCTGAAGAGCAGGATCGTGTGCGCCCTGTTGTCATTTACTACTACCTTGAGGATGACAGCATGTCCATCTTTGAGCCCACGGTGCAGAACTCTGGGTTAATGCAGGGGAAGAGGATCAAACGCCAACGTTTCCCCAAGAATGAACATGGAGAGCATTTCCAGTGGAAAGACCTCAACCTCGGTATGGACTTGGAGGTGTACGGGGTCAAGTATCACATCACACACTGTGATGCCTTTACAAAG GAATTCATGGAAAGTGAAGGCATCATTCTGAATGACCCTGAGCCAATGCCAGTGGATCCTTACAGCAAATGTTGCAATATCCCTGTGCCTCAATACACTACACCCTCCACATTTTCCAACATGTATGAGTTTTCCACCATGGATGGCAAG GTGCTGTGCTTCTCTGCCCTGTGGGATGACACTGACTCTCAATACGATGAGACCAGGCGGGTTACCATCACGTATTACCTGGTGGACAACACAGTGGAGATCAGAGAGGTTGATCAACCCAACAGTGGCCGGATTCCCTTCCTGATGCGCAGAAAGAAGATCCCAAAAAATTTAAAGCCAG TGCCTTTTCCCAGCTGTGTGATGGAGATCTCAGAGAAAGAAGTGGATGAATATTACTCACCCAAAGACTTTCAGTTAGGTCAAACGATTAAAATACTGGGCCGTTGCTTTCTGCTATGTGACTGTGATCGCTTCACTAAAGAGTATTACCAGAAGAACCACCCTGACATGGAGATGACACCAACGGAGGTACCAAAGAAGGCTGACAAGTTACAAGAGAAAAAG GAGATTCCTACCTATAATGGTTTTGGTTCACTTGAAGACTCTTTCCAGAATTGCTTGTCTCTGATTCCTAAGCCTCCCAAAATGAATTACTTGAAGATGCTGGAGAACCATGGCAAAGTGTTGCAATACAGTGCCAAGCTG GACTCTCAGTATCCTCAAGATGAAGCCCGACGCTTCATCCTGCGCTACTACTTGTCCAATGATATGATCAGTATTTATGAAAAGAACACCCGCAACTCTGGTATCATAGGTGGCAAGTTCTTGAAAATGACCCGCATCCCCAAGCCGGGCTCTACTGTGGAAAATCCTGAGTTTTATTCACCTGCAGATTTTGCTATTGGAGCCACAGTGGAAG TTTTCGGTCATCGCTTTGTGTTGACTGATGCTGACCGCTATGTGCTCACATACCTGGAGTCCATCTCAAGCCAGATTCCTTCTCACACGCTGGATTCTTTGCGACAGAAGCTGGGTGTCGGGCTCTCCGATAGCCAGCCACTTGACCAAAACG GAGAAGCTGCAGAACCATCTTCATGA
- the LOC111585463 gene encoding protein eva-1 homolog A isoform X2 gives MNPIINSTSSANMALISNALAAYTYISDHPERAALFFVCGVCLGLFLTLFALVVQISCRTDCQPRQRPPTKKRARPTDSSSDSSDSDSDWDTTSDLSARRHRRFERTLNMNVFTSAEELERAQRLEERERIIREIWMNGQPDIPGTRSLNRYY, from the exons ATGAACCCCATCATCAACTCCACCTCTAGCGCCAACATGGCCCTCATCAGCAACGCACTGGCAGCCTACACTTACATATCAG ACCACCCGGAGAGAGCTGCACTATTCTTCGTCTGCGGCGTGTGTTTGGGCCTCTTCCTCACCCTCTTCGCCCTGGTGGTGCAGATCTCGTGTCGCACCGACTGCCAGCCCCGCCAGCGGCCTCCCACCAAGAAACGAGCGCGCCCCACGGACTCGTCCTCCGACTCCAGCGACTCAGACTCGGACTGGGACACCACCTCGGACCTGTCGGCGCGGAGACACCGGCGCTTTGAACGTACGCTTAACATGAACGTGTTCACATCAGCGGAAGAGCTGGAAAGAGCGCAGAGGCTGGAAGAAAGGGAGCGGATCATCCGAGAGATCTGGATGAACGGGCAACCGGACATCCCAGGGACACGGAGCCTCAATCGGTATTACTGA